Below is a window of Candidatus Methylomirabilota bacterium DNA.
GGCCGGCACCCGGAGCTCCCACGTCGTGCCGGGCGGGGTCACGCCGCGCACGAGGACGGGATTCAGGGAGCGCAGCGCCGTGTACGAGACTCCCGCGGTCGTCGCGAGGCGGCGGAGGTCGGTCGAGGGTGAGACGGTGACGCTCTCGTGCTCGAGCGCGTCTGGCTCACGCGGCTCGAAGCCGTACTGGTCGGGGTTGCGACCGATGAGCGTCGCAGCCTGGATGGCCGGGACGAAGTCCTTCGTCTCACGCCGGAGGAACTTGGTGCCGCGGAGCACCCAGAAATCCGACGACCCGGTCACGCGGATCGCGCGCATCACGGCCACGTGACCGGCGTTGTAGGCCGCCTGGGCGAGAGGCCACGAGCCGAACTGGGCGTGGAGATCACGCAGGTACGCGGCCGCCGCGACGGTCGATTTCTCGGGATCGAGGCGCTCGTCCACCCAGCGGTCCACGCGCAGCCCGTACAGGCGCCCGGTCTTCGCCATGAACTGCCACATCCCCTTCGCCCCGACGCGAGAGACCGCAAGCGGGTCGAAGCCGCTCTCGATCATCGCCGTGAAGGCGAGGTCGGTCGGGAGCCCCTGGCCTCGGAGAGTCTGGCGGATCATCTCGAGATACCTGCCGGACCGGTTCATCCAGGTCTCGACCACGGAGCGATGAGTGCCGGTGTAGCGGTCGAGGAAGTACTGAACCTGGGAGTTCACGACGATGGGGTACTCGGGAAGCTCGGGGAGGCTGATCGCCTGGAGCCGTGCCGCCTCGGCAAAGGCCTCCGCCCAGGCGTCCACTTCCGGAATCTCGCCGGACACCGTTTCGGTTTCGGAACCGGATGGCGCGACCTTCGGTTCCACCTTCGGACCCAGCCGGTCGGCATCCTCGAGGGCGGGGGGCACGGCGGCAAAGTCGATGAAGGTCGGCTCGGCGAAGCTCGGTTCGGCGGCGGTCGACGCGCAGCCGCCCGAAGCCAAGAGGCCCAGGCAGCTCAAAACCACGAGGAGGAATCGGGCTCGACTCGACATATAAGCGAGGAGACTGGAATGATTTTCACATGCGGGTCGTCCTCGGGTCAACTCACGTGAACCCCGAGGGGCCGACGCGAGCCGGAGCTGCCTTTCTCCCTGCCTTCGCGGCTAGTTAGGCCCCCGAATAAACGGCCCGCGGCCAGCGTCGGACGGGCATGCAGCGGTCATCGACCCGACCCTCAACCCCAGCCAGAGGAGTGATCCACGTGAAGAAGCTTCTAGCGCTCGTGGTAGCAGTCGTGTTCGTGGCCGGCTCGGCCGGCCTCGTCCTGGCGCAGACGCAGACGTCGCCACCCGCCGCGGAGAAGAAGGCGGAGAAGAAGATGCCGGTGAAGAGCGCCAACGGCACGGTGAAGTCGGCCACGGCCGACAGCATCGTGGTGGCCGGCAAGGACAAGCAGAAGAACGTCGAGTGGACCTTCGCCGTGGACGCCAAGACGGCCATCAGAAAGGCCGGCAAGTCCATCACTGTGGCCGACCTCAAGGCCGGCGACGCGGTCCACGTCCGGTACATGAACGTGGACGGCAAGGCCGTGGCCCAGGACATCTCCGTCCGGGGCGGCGGTATGGCGAAAAAGGAAGAGGCCAAGCCGGCCGAGAAGAAGTAGCCGGGGGCTCTGCTGGACGCCGGCTCAGGGGCCGGCGTCCAGCATCCGATCCTCCACGACCCCCGTGAACCAGACGTTCCGATCCGCCAGTTCCACCGTTTCGGACCCGCCTCCGGTGACCGTCAGCTCGCGCAACCAGACCGACACGGCGTAGTAACCCACGAGCCGGGGGCTCGGGGGAAATGCCTGTCGCTCGCGCGATGTCGCCTTGGGCGAGGGCCTGCTGACGAAGACCGAGCGCGTGGCGATCAGCAGCCAGTCGCCGGCCGGCAGGTCGGCCGTCGAGAAGGCGCCGCTCGGGTCCACGGTGGTGGCCCGCACGAGGTCGGGGTAGCTCGCCTCCCAGAGCCGCTTCTCGTACGACTCGCGCGCCAGGCGGATCTCCGTCGCGGCCGCCAGGAACGCCTTCTGCGAGTCCCGGGCGTGCGCCTTGATCCGCTCGAGGCGACCGACGAGCTCGGCCGAGCGGGGCACGAGCACGATGACGGTTCCCGTCAGCGGCTGATCGGCGGCGGCCGGCGTCGGCCGCTCGGCGTAGGCCCGGCCGCTTACCACCCCCACCACGTGCGCGCCCGAGGCCTTCCGGTACGCTCCGAGGTCCACGTCGAGGCCCTGGGCCATCGCCGTACCGGCGAGCAGGGCGACCACGGCGAGAGCGCGCGCGCTCATCGTGACGCGCCCTCCGCCGGCCGCGTCCGCCAGCGGCCGTGGATCCAGAGCCACTGCTCGGGGGTCTCGCGGATCGCCGTCTCGATCGTCTCCGTGCAGCGTCGCGTCAGCTCGACGAGCGCGTCCGCGCTCGCGTGGGCGGGGGCGGGCAGCGCCGGGAGGATCGTCACGCGGTGGCCGCCCCCCGCCTCGCGACGGACGAAGATCGGGACGACCGGGGCGCCCGTGCGCAGGGCCAGGAGCGCGAGGCTCTTCGAGGTGGCGGCGGGGCGTCCGAAGAAGGGCACGAACACCGCCTCGCGCCGGGTCGCGTTCTGGTCGAGCAGGATCCCGACGAGGCGTCCGCCGGCGAGGGCCCGCAGCACCGGACGGAGCGCGCCGCGCTTGTCGATCAGCTCCACGCCCGACTTGCGCCGCAGCCGGTCCGCCAGCGCGTCGAGCCCCGGCGAGTCGAGCGGACGCACGACGATCGCGAGCGGGTAGCCGGTGAGCCGGTGGGCGACCGTCAGGAGCTCCCAGTTGCCGAGATGCGCCGTGAGCACGAGCGCGCGCCCGCGCGAGGCGACCGCGTCCCGCAGGTGCTCGATCCCGTGCAGGCGGATTCCCGCCAGCGCGTGCTCGAGAGGGTGGACGAGGGTCGCGCAGAGCTCGAAGCCCATCACGCCGAGGTGCTGGAACGAGCGTCGGCAGATCCGCCGCCGCTCCGATTCGGGGAGGCCGGGAAACGCGAGCGCCAGGTTCGCGAGCGCGGTGCGCCGGCGCCCGGCCAGCAGGAGCGACGCGACGTCGCCCAGGCGGCGGCCGAGCCACGTCCCGACGCGCGACGGCAACCGCCCGACGAGGGCGACGACGACGGTCGCGATCAGGCCACCCGCCGCCGTCGCTCCTTCAGGATCTCGACGCCGATCGGGATCACGGAGAGGACGATCACGACGAGGACGACCCAGAACATGTACTCGCGGATGTTTGGGATCGCCCGGCCGAGCAGGTAGCCCGCCCACGTCATGCTGAGCACCCAGCCGACGCCACCCGCCACGTTGTAGACGAGGAACCGGCGGTACCGCATCTGGCCGACGCCCGCGACCACGGGCGCGAACGTCCGGACGATGGGGACGAAGCGCGCGATCACGATCGTCTTGGCGCCGTGGCGCGCGTAGAACCGGCGTGTGCGCTCGACGTGCCGCGGGTTGAACAGCAGCGACTTCTCCCGCGTGAAGAGGCGCGGGCCGAGCCGCGCGCCGATCGCGTAGCCCGTGCTGTCGCCGGCGATGGCGGCGACCATCAGGAGGCCGTTGAGCCACCAGATGTTGAGCCCGCCCGCCGCCGCGACCAGGCCCGCGGTGATCAGGAGCGAGTCGCCGGGAAGGAAAAAGCCGACGAGGAGCCCTGTCTCGGTGTAGACGATCGCGACGAGGACGACGAGACCGCCCGAGCGGACGAGGTCGTCGAAACGGCCCGACAGCAGGCCGGCGACGAGGTCGCCGAGAACATCCACTCGCCTACTTGCCCCGCGCGACCGCACCCACCTGTTTGCCCGCCCCGGCCGCGGCGGGCGCGCCCCCCCGGATGCGCATCGCGTAGAACGAGCGCCAGACGAAAACGACGGAGACGGCGAAGAAGGCGGCGGCGAGGAGCCGGGTGAGGCCGGAGCCCTGCTCGGCCGTGAGCCTGACGGCCAGCTCCACCGCGAGGAGCCCGAAGAGCGTCGTGAACTTGATGATCGGGTTCATCGCCACGGAGGACGTGTCCTTGAAGGGATCGCCGACCGTGTCGCCGACGACGGTCGCCGCGTGGAGCGGCGTCCCCTTCTCCTTCAGGTCCACCTCGACGATCTTCTTGGCGTTGTCCCAGGCGCCGCCGGCGTTGGCCATGAACACCGCCTGGTACAGGCCGAAGAGGGCGATGGAGATCAGATAGCCGATGAAGAAGTACGGTTCGAGGAACGCGAACGCGAGCGTCGCGAAGAAGACCGTGAGGAAGATATTGAACATCCCCTTTTGGGCGTATTGCGTGCAGATCTCGACGACCTTCTTGCTGTCGGCGACGGACGCCTTCGTCACGCCCTCGAGCCGGATGTTCGCCTTGATGAACTCGACCGCGCGGTAGGCGCCGGTCGTCACCGCCTGGGTGGCGGCGCCCGTGAACCAGTAGATGATCGCGCCGCCGGTGATGAGCCCCAGGAGGAACGGCGGGTGCAGGAGCGAGAGCTTGTCGAGGTTCTGCGTGAGCCCGTGGGTGAGGAGCACGATGATCGAGAAGATCATCGTGGTGGCGCCGACCACCGCGGTGCCGATCAGCACGGGCTTCGCGGTCGCCTTGAACGTGTTCCCGGCGCCGTCGTTCTCCTCGAGCATATGCTTGGCCGACTCGAAGTCCACGTCGAAGCCGTACGCCTTCCGGATCTCCTGCTTGATCCCGGGGAGCGTCTCGATGACGGAGAGCTCGAAGACCGACTGGGCGTTGTCGGTCACCGGGCCGTACGAGTCCACCGCGATCGTCACCGGTCCCATCCCGAGGAAGCCGAAGGCCACGAGGCCGAAGGCGAAGACCGCCGGCGCCACCATGAGGTCCGCGAGCCCGCGCGTGCTGACCGCGTAGGCGATGCCCATCAGGAGAACCACGGTCATGCCGAGCCAGTAGGCGCTGTAGTTGCCCGCCACGAGCCCGGACAGGATGTCGAGGGACGCCCCGCCCTCCCGCGCCGAGGTCACGACCTCGCGCACGTGGGCCGACTCGGTCGAGGTGAAGACCTTGACCAGCTCGGGGATGATCGCGCCCGCGAGGGTGCCGCACGTGATCACGGTCGAGAGCTTCCACCAGAGGCTGCCGTCGCCGAGGCCGCTGACCAGCATCCAGGAGGCCGCGTACGTCATGACGACGGAGACGATCGAGGTGATCCACACGAGCGAGGTCAGTGGCGCCTCGAAGTTCATCTTCGTGGCGGCGCCGTAGCGCGCGCGCGCGAGCACGTCGTTGAGCAGGTAGGAGACGCCGCTGGCGATGATCATGAGCACGCGCATCACGAAGATCCAGACGAGCAGCTGCACCTGCACCCCCGGCGTCTTCACCGCGAGCAGGATGAACGAGATCAGCGCGACGCCGGTGACGCCGTAGGTCTCGAAGCCGTCGGCGCTCGGGCCGACCGAGTCGCCTGCGTTGTCGCCCGTGCAGTCGGCGATGACGCCCGGGTTGCGCGCGTCGTCCTCCTTGATGTTGAAGACGATCTTCATGAGGTCGGAGCCGATGTCGGCGATCTTCGTGAAGATGCCGCCCGCGATCCGGAGCGCCGCGGCGCCGAGCGACTCGCCGATGGCAAAGCCGATGAAGCAGGGACCCGCGTAGTCGCCAGGGATGAACAGCAAGATGCAGAGCATCAGGAAGAGCTCGACGCTGATCAGCAGCATGCCGACGCTCATCCCGGCCTTGAGCGGGATCGCGTAGACGGGGAACGCCTTGCCCTCGAGGCTCG
It encodes the following:
- a CDS encoding transglycosylase SLT domain-containing protein, with translation MDAWAEAFAEAARLQAISLPELPEYPIVVNSQVQYFLDRYTGTHRSVVETWMNRSGRYLEMIRQTLRGQGLPTDLAFTAMIESGFDPLAVSRVGAKGMWQFMAKTGRLYGLRVDRWVDERLDPEKSTVAAAAYLRDLHAQFGSWPLAQAAYNAGHVAVMRAIRVTGSSDFWVLRGTKFLRRETKDFVPAIQAATLIGRNPDQYGFEPREPDALEHESVTVSPSTDLRRLATTAGVSYTALRSLNPVLVRGVTPPGTTWELRVPAGTRDGVVAALARRRAGAVAKGGTARPDASSGMHVVRARETVASIAKQYGISVVDLLRWNRLENQDRIRPGDRLRVADLR
- a CDS encoding DUF5666 domain-containing protein, whose translation is MKKLLALVVAVVFVAGSAGLVLAQTQTSPPAAEKKAEKKMPVKSANGTVKSATADSIVVAGKDKQKNVEWTFAVDAKTAIRKAGKSITVADLKAGDAVHVRYMNVDGKAVAQDISVRGGGMAKKEEAKPAEKK
- a CDS encoding lysophospholipid acyltransferase family protein gives rise to the protein MGRPRRDRPLRDPDRRRDPEGATAAGGLIATVVVALVGRLPSRVGTWLGRRLGDVASLLLAGRRRTALANLALAFPGLPESERRRICRRSFQHLGVMGFELCATLVHPLEHALAGIRLHGIEHLRDAVASRGRALVLTAHLGNWELLTVAHRLTGYPLAIVVRPLDSPGLDALADRLRRKSGVELIDKRGALRPVLRALAGGRLVGILLDQNATRREAVFVPFFGRPAATSKSLALLALRTGAPVVPIFVRREAGGGHRVTILPALPAPAHASADALVELTRRCTETIETAIRETPEQWLWIHGRWRTRPAEGASR
- a CDS encoding VTT domain-containing protein → MDVLGDLVAGLLSGRFDDLVRSGGLVVLVAIVYTETGLLVGFFLPGDSLLITAGLVAAAGGLNIWWLNGLLMVAAIAGDSTGYAIGARLGPRLFTREKSLLFNPRHVERTRRFYARHGAKTIVIARFVPIVRTFAPVVAGVGQMRYRRFLVYNVAGGVGWVLSMTWAGYLLGRAIPNIREYMFWVVLVVIVLSVIPIGVEILKERRRRVA
- a CDS encoding sodium-translocating pyrophosphatase, which translates into the protein MTRFDPRSRRTALAALTALVATVTLALAAAPALAAGGGEASLVVPDLGTVTFGAVSGRALLMWGLVVCALGLVFGTVIYRQLKNLPVHASMREISELIYETCKTYLIAQGKFLLILEVFIGVIMVLYFGVLLKLDAVKVLIILLFSLIGIGGSYGVAWFGMRINTFANSRTAFASLEGKAFPVYAIPLKAGMSVGMLLISVELFLMLCILLFIPGDYAGPCFIGFAIGESLGAAALRIAGGIFTKIADIGSDLMKIVFNIKEDDARNPGVIADCTGDNAGDSVGPSADGFETYGVTGVALISFILLAVKTPGVQVQLLVWIFVMRVLMIIASGVSYLLNDVLARARYGAATKMNFEAPLTSLVWITSIVSVVMTYAASWMLVSGLGDGSLWWKLSTVITCGTLAGAIIPELVKVFTSTESAHVREVVTSAREGGASLDILSGLVAGNYSAYWLGMTVVLLMGIAYAVSTRGLADLMVAPAVFAFGLVAFGFLGMGPVTIAVDSYGPVTDNAQSVFELSVIETLPGIKQEIRKAYGFDVDFESAKHMLEENDGAGNTFKATAKPVLIGTAVVGATTMIFSIIVLLTHGLTQNLDKLSLLHPPFLLGLITGGAIIYWFTGAATQAVTTGAYRAVEFIKANIRLEGVTKASVADSKKVVEICTQYAQKGMFNIFLTVFFATLAFAFLEPYFFIGYLISIALFGLYQAVFMANAGGAWDNAKKIVEVDLKEKGTPLHAATVVGDTVGDPFKDTSSVAMNPIIKFTTLFGLLAVELAVRLTAEQGSGLTRLLAAAFFAVSVVFVWRSFYAMRIRGGAPAAAGAGKQVGAVARGK